A window from uncultured Desulfobacter sp. encodes these proteins:
- a CDS encoding zinc ribbon domain-containing protein YjdM: MSADENICPKCNSPYAYTDGLLWICPECSHEWTPDQASDEASKNAPQFIDANGTPLQDGDTVTTIKDLKAGKDTMKLGTKVKNIKLLDDPVNGHDISCKIPGFGAMYLKCSVVKKA; the protein is encoded by the coding sequence ATGTCAGCAGACGAAAACATCTGTCCCAAATGTAATTCACCCTATGCCTATACCGACGGCCTTTTGTGGATCTGTCCTGAATGCAGCCATGAGTGGACACCGGATCAGGCGTCTGATGAAGCCTCGAAAAATGCCCCGCAATTTATTGATGCCAACGGAACGCCCTTACAGGATGGCGATACGGTGACCACCATCAAAGATCTCAAGGCCGGTAAGGACACAATGAAATTGGGCACAAAAGTTAAAAATATAAAACTTCTGGATGACCCGGTAAACGGCCACGATATTTCCTGTAAGATCCCGGGATTTGGCGCCATGTACCTCAAATGCTCCGTTGTTAAGAAGGCCTAA
- the nadD gene encoding nicotinate (nicotinamide) nucleotide adenylyltransferase, which translates to MNAGLFGGTFNPIHNGHLGVIQYVKDLYAFDTIILYPSALPPHKPNRNLASARDRLTMVEGAVKNLNGLRVSDIELQRKGPSFTIDTISQFKSIFGTQTRFHLLLGSDAFFDTPSWKQAHQIFGALPVIVMQRGEKTGMAPFASFIDEHVSKGYKLKNDNIFVHDRLHPIRICNVPRIDISSTQIRNRIKAGQSISGLVPEDVENFIRTKDLYK; encoded by the coding sequence ATGAATGCAGGACTTTTCGGCGGCACATTCAATCCGATTCATAACGGCCATTTAGGTGTTATTCAATATGTCAAAGATCTGTACGCCTTTGACACCATCATCCTTTACCCGTCCGCCCTGCCCCCTCATAAACCAAACCGTAACCTGGCCTCTGCCAGGGATCGGCTGACCATGGTTGAGGGGGCAGTAAAAAATCTGAACGGGCTCCGGGTGTCCGACATTGAACTGCAGCGAAAAGGTCCGTCATTTACCATTGACACCATATCCCAGTTCAAATCCATTTTCGGCACCCAGACCCGTTTCCATCTGCTTTTAGGCTCTGATGCCTTTTTTGACACCCCATCCTGGAAACAGGCCCATCAAATTTTCGGTGCGCTGCCTGTGATCGTCATGCAGCGCGGCGAAAAAACAGGCATGGCGCCTTTTGCATCATTCATTGACGAACACGTTTCAAAAGGCTACAAACTTAAAAACGACAATATTTTTGTCCATGACCGGCTTCATCCCATCCGCATATGCAATGTGCCTAGGATAGATATTTCATCGACCCAGATACGGAATCGAATCAAAGCCGGCCAATCAATCTCAGGACTTGTGCCTGAAGATGTTGAGAATTTTATCAGAACAAAGGATTTATATAAATGA
- the rpmA gene encoding 50S ribosomal protein L27 → MSHKKAAGSSKNGRDSNAQRRGVKKFGGEQVTAGNIIIRQCGTKIHPGNNVGMGKDFTIFATMDGVVTFERKGRDRKKVSVYAR, encoded by the coding sequence ATGTCACATAAAAAAGCAGCTGGCAGTTCAAAGAACGGCCGCGATTCAAACGCCCAACGGCGGGGCGTAAAAAAATTCGGCGGAGAACAAGTTACCGCCGGTAATATCATCATCAGACAGTGCGGCACCAAAATCCATCCCGGCAACAATGTCGGCATGGGCAAAGATTTTACAATTTTTGCCACGATGGACGGTGTCGTGACCTTTGAAAGAAAAGGTCGTGACAGAAAAAAAGTCAGTGTTTATGCCCGGTGA
- the nrfD gene encoding NrfD/PsrC family molybdoenzyme membrane anchor subunit, with translation MLEIATKGSKKYWMWIVLLLAVMGAGALAYVDQFLNGLQITGMSRDVSWGFYIANFTFLVGVAAGGVMVVIPYYLHDYERFHRITILGEFLAVACLIMCLLFIVVDLGQPTRMLNVLLYPTPHSMLFYDMIVLNGYLFLNIVVGWKVLEAERNQVEPVWWTKPLVLVSIPFAIGIHTVTAYLYCGLPGRGFWLTAILAPRFLASAFAAGPAFLIILCYIIRKFTKFDPGWEAMQTLSKIVCYAIIANLFFFACECFVVYYSGIPSHLAHTQYLLFGLHGHNMMVPWMWSALILMGLGAIFLVIPKTRNNKALLPVTCAMIFFGAWIDKALGMIAGGFVPSPLHHVTEYAPTLQEGIIALGVYGAGLFVLTILYKLATTVKEEVRG, from the coding sequence ATGCTTGAGATAGCTACTAAAGGAAGTAAAAAATATTGGATGTGGATCGTCCTCTTGCTCGCTGTCATGGGCGCAGGCGCCCTTGCCTATGTTGACCAGTTCCTGAACGGTCTGCAGATTACAGGTATGAGCCGGGACGTCTCCTGGGGATTTTACATCGCCAACTTCACCTTTCTTGTGGGTGTTGCCGCAGGTGGTGTTATGGTGGTTATCCCCTATTACCTGCATGATTACGAACGGTTCCACAGAATCACCATTTTAGGTGAATTTCTGGCAGTGGCCTGCCTGATCATGTGCCTGCTGTTCATTGTAGTGGATTTAGGCCAGCCCACGCGTATGCTGAACGTGCTGCTTTACCCCACTCCCCACTCCATGCTCTTTTATGACATGATCGTTCTGAACGGTTATCTGTTCTTGAACATTGTTGTGGGCTGGAAGGTGCTTGAAGCAGAAAGAAACCAGGTGGAACCTGTGTGGTGGACCAAACCCCTTGTTCTGGTCTCCATCCCCTTTGCCATCGGCATCCATACGGTAACAGCTTACCTGTACTGCGGTCTGCCCGGACGTGGTTTCTGGCTGACGGCCATTTTGGCCCCCAGATTCCTGGCATCCGCCTTTGCTGCCGGCCCTGCGTTTTTGATCATTCTCTGCTACATCATCAGAAAGTTCACCAAGTTTGATCCAGGCTGGGAAGCCATGCAGACCTTGTCTAAAATTGTCTGCTACGCCATCATTGCCAACCTGTTCTTCTTTGCTTGTGAGTGTTTCGTGGTTTACTACTCCGGTATCCCCAGCCATCTGGCCCATACCCAGTACCTGCTGTTCGGTCTGCACGGCCACAACATGATGGTGCCCTGGATGTGGAGCGCCCTGATCCTCATGGGTTTAGGCGCCATTTTCCTGGTGATTCCCAAAACTAGAAACAACAAAGCGCTGCTGCCTGTCACCTGTGCCATGATCTTTTTCGGTGCATGGATCGACAAGGCGCTTGGCATGATCGCCGGTGGTTTTGTTCCTTCTCCGCTGCACCATGTGACGGAATATGCCCCCACACTTCAGGAAGGTATCATTGCCCTGGGTGTTTACGGCGCAGGCCTTTTTGTACTGACCATTCTGTACAAACTTGCCACCACAGTTAAAGAAGAGGTTCGTGGATAG
- the dsrJ gene encoding sulfate reduction electron transfer complex DsrMKJOP subunit DsrJ codes for MSKNMIMAGLAVFVLAVLSPFWFNLITPTMAAPKPELLGKAAEAKKCVLDKYEMRAEHMYLLDVWRDSVVRKGDRKYTGTNGETFNMSLSTGENSCLGCHEDKAKFCDSCHDYASVSPYCWDCHTNPKEIK; via the coding sequence ATGAGTAAAAACATGATTATGGCAGGACTTGCGGTATTCGTGCTCGCCGTTCTTTCTCCGTTCTGGTTCAACTTGATCACACCCACCATGGCAGCACCCAAACCCGAATTGCTGGGGAAGGCTGCCGAGGCTAAAAAATGTGTTCTGGACAAGTATGAAATGCGTGCCGAACACATGTACCTGCTGGATGTGTGGCGGGATTCTGTTGTGCGCAAAGGGGACCGCAAATATACCGGAACCAACGGCGAAACCTTTAACATGAGCCTGTCCACAGGTGAAAACTCCTGCCTGGGCTGCCATGAAGATAAAGCCAAATTCTGTGACAGCTGCCACGACTATGCCTCTGTGAGCCCCTATTGCTGGGATTGTCACACCAACCCCAAGGAGATTAAATGA
- a CDS encoding type I restriction enzyme HsdR N-terminal domain-containing protein: MILDQVTDYITGKEIDNVGAEASRQIFEKFLVETKGYDKSNVLVDVPLTVQFKGEDYPSVIDLIVNVEDRPFMAVTCVAGSIGSYEREILAGARLVYDDIVPFAVSTDARNVIIKDTRTGETIGQGLDAIPDHSQAREMLKKIDPTPLDPAKRSGEMIIYRSFNLEKVNK, translated from the coding sequence ATGATACTTGATCAAGTTACCGACTATATTACCGGCAAAGAGATAGACAATGTCGGCGCTGAAGCCAGCCGTCAGATTTTTGAGAAATTTTTGGTGGAGACCAAAGGATACGACAAATCAAACGTTCTTGTGGATGTTCCTTTGACTGTCCAGTTCAAGGGCGAAGACTATCCTTCTGTAATTGATTTGATTGTGAATGTGGAAGACCGGCCCTTTATGGCCGTTACCTGTGTGGCAGGATCCATTGGATCATATGAAAGGGAAATTCTGGCCGGTGCCAGACTGGTTTATGACGATATCGTGCCCTTTGCCGTGTCCACCGATGCCAGGAACGTCATCATTAAAGATACCCGCACCGGAGAGACCATAGGCCAGGGGCTTGATGCGATCCCAGATCATTCCCAGGCCCGGGAAATGCTCAAAAAAATTGATCCCACCCCCCTTGATCCGGCAAAGAGAAGCGGGGAAATGATTATATACAGATCGTTTAATCTGGAAAAGGTCAACAAATAA
- a CDS encoding 4Fe-4S dicluster domain-containing protein has protein sequence MMIKSRRSFLKVAGIAAIGMGAAPVMNLAASEPHGSAGPKIAKNEETLHAERWGMVIDTSKLNEEVAEAVKEACHKAHNVPDFTIEPDPEKFPNTRPVREGQEIKWIWHEHFHYAFPDKEDEFLAEKFHDLPFLVTCNHCKNAPCVQACPTQATFKREDGIVIMDYHRCIGCRFCMAACPYGSRNFNFRDPRPFIEETAPGFPTRTKGVVEKCNLCAERLAKGEQPHCVEASEGAIVVGDLEDPDSEIRHLLAEHYTIRRKQSLGTEPSVYYIV, from the coding sequence ATGATGATAAAGAGCAGAAGAAGCTTTCTTAAAGTAGCGGGTATTGCTGCCATCGGAATGGGTGCTGCTCCGGTAATGAATCTTGCCGCATCAGAACCCCACGGCAGCGCCGGGCCCAAAATCGCAAAAAATGAAGAGACCCTGCATGCCGAACGCTGGGGGATGGTCATTGATACCTCCAAGCTGAATGAAGAAGTTGCTGAGGCGGTCAAGGAAGCCTGTCACAAGGCCCATAATGTGCCCGATTTCACCATTGAACCGGACCCTGAAAAATTCCCCAATACCCGCCCGGTCAGAGAAGGCCAGGAGATCAAATGGATCTGGCATGAACATTTCCATTATGCATTCCCCGACAAGGAAGATGAGTTTTTGGCTGAAAAATTCCACGATCTTCCCTTTCTTGTGACCTGCAACCACTGCAAGAACGCCCCTTGTGTCCAGGCATGTCCCACCCAGGCGACCTTCAAGCGGGAAGACGGTATTGTTATCATGGACTACCATCGCTGCATCGGATGCCGGTTCTGCATGGCGGCCTGCCCTTATGGTTCAAGAAATTTCAACTTCAGAGACCCCCGGCCGTTCATTGAAGAGACTGCCCCGGGTTTCCCCACCCGTACCAAGGGTGTGGTTGAAAAATGCAACCTGTGTGCCGAACGTCTGGCCAAAGGAGAGCAACCCCATTGTGTGGAAGCAAGCGAAGGCGCCATCGTTGTCGGCGACCTGGAAGATCCTGATTCTGAAATCAGACATCTCCTGGCCGAGCATTATACAATCAGACGTAAACAATCCCTGGGTACCGAACCCAGTGTTTACTACATCGTTTAA
- a CDS encoding (Fe-S)-binding protein encodes MADELTPDEALDKIDYRPRSSSEPSNWLDTTKSVQIRPGMYCYAAKPESVETLGLPNARAWNPIEDDWKLPENWQQILHEGIKERLERFRTFKVFMDVCVRCGACADKCHFFLGTGDPKNMPVLRAELLRSIYRNDFTLAGKILKKIPGGKRLLGARELTLDALKEMWYYFFQCTECRRCSVFCPYGIDTAEITIMGRELLNLIGLNIDWIATPVSNCYQTGNHLGIQPHAFKDMLEFFVEDIEAVTGVDCTPQFQKKGADILFVTPSGDVFADPGTYTCQGYLILFKYLKEKYGLDVTWSTYASEGGNFGFFTSHETMKRLNAKMYAEAKRLGVKWILGGECGHMWRVIHQYMDTMNGPADFLEVPVNPITGTRFENAASTKMVHITEFTADLIKHGKLELDKSRNANRIMTFHDSCNPARGMGLLEEPRYVIKACVDQFYEMPPNTIREQTFCCGSGAGLNAGENMELRMAGALPRANALKYVHDKYGVNTLGTICAIDRAALSTLCEYWVPECEVAGVHELVGNALILPGEKERTEDLRMEPLPGVEEE; translated from the coding sequence ATGGCTGACGAACTTACACCGGATGAAGCATTAGACAAAATTGACTATCGTCCCCGGTCTAGCTCCGAGCCCAGCAACTGGCTGGACACTACCAAATCCGTTCAGATCCGGCCCGGTATGTACTGCTATGCCGCCAAACCGGAAAGTGTTGAAACTTTAGGGCTCCCCAATGCAAGGGCATGGAATCCCATAGAAGATGACTGGAAACTGCCGGAAAACTGGCAACAAATCCTGCACGAAGGGATTAAAGAACGGCTGGAGCGTTTCCGTACATTTAAAGTATTCATGGACGTATGTGTGCGCTGCGGCGCCTGTGCAGATAAATGCCATTTCTTCCTGGGTACCGGTGATCCCAAAAATATGCCGGTGCTTCGTGCTGAATTGCTGCGCTCCATTTACCGTAACGACTTCACCCTGGCCGGAAAAATTCTGAAAAAGATTCCAGGTGGAAAGCGTCTTCTTGGTGCCAGGGAATTGACCCTGGATGCACTCAAAGAGATGTGGTACTACTTTTTTCAGTGCACGGAATGTCGGCGCTGTTCAGTATTCTGTCCCTACGGCATTGACACGGCTGAAATCACCATCATGGGCCGCGAACTGCTTAACCTGATCGGCCTGAATATTGACTGGATCGCCACACCGGTTTCCAACTGCTACCAGACCGGTAACCATCTGGGTATCCAGCCCCATGCATTCAAGGACATGCTTGAATTCTTTGTGGAGGATATCGAAGCGGTTACAGGCGTTGACTGTACACCGCAATTCCAGAAAAAAGGCGCAGACATCCTTTTTGTCACCCCCTCCGGCGACGTCTTTGCCGATCCCGGCACATACACCTGTCAGGGATATCTGATTTTATTCAAATATCTCAAAGAGAAATACGGACTGGATGTCACCTGGTCAACCTACGCGTCCGAGGGCGGCAACTTTGGTTTCTTCACCTCCCATGAAACCATGAAACGCCTTAACGCCAAAATGTACGCAGAAGCCAAACGTCTCGGCGTTAAGTGGATTCTCGGTGGTGAATGCGGTCACATGTGGCGTGTAATTCACCAGTACATGGACACCATGAACGGACCTGCCGACTTCCTTGAAGTACCGGTGAACCCCATCACAGGCACCCGGTTTGAAAATGCCGCGTCCACCAAGATGGTGCATATTACCGAGTTCACCGCTGATTTGATTAAGCATGGTAAACTTGAGCTGGACAAGAGCCGTAATGCCAACCGCATTATGACCTTCCACGACTCCTGTAACCCTGCCAGAGGTATGGGTCTGCTGGAAGAACCCCGGTATGTCATCAAAGCCTGTGTGGACCAGTTCTATGAAATGCCGCCCAACACCATCCGTGAACAGACCTTTTGCTGCGGTTCAGGTGCTGGACTCAATGCCGGTGAAAACATGGAATTGAGAATGGCAGGCGCTCTTCCCCGTGCCAATGCACTGAAATATGTCCATGACAAGTACGGCGTAAATACCCTTGGCACCATCTGCGCCATCGACCGTGCGGCCCTTTCCACCCTGTGTGAATACTGGGTTCCCGAATGTGAGGTGGCCGGCGTTCATGAACTTGTGGGCAATGCGTTGATTCTGCCGGGTGAAAAGGAAAGAACCGAGGACCTGAGAATGGAACCCCTGCCCGGGGTAGAGGAGGAATAA
- the gpmI gene encoding 2,3-bisphosphoglycerate-independent phosphoglycerate mutase, whose translation MGSEKQPVNILMILDGWGINESKTGNAVAAARTPFLDMLAADFPGTTLKCCGEAVGLPDGTMGNSEVGHMNIGAGRIVAQDFVRINTAIRENAFASTPALVSVMDKVKQAGKSLHLLGLLSNGGVHSHINHLFALIKMAKDKGVAKVFIHPIMDGRDTSPTSGIDFLRQLDQKIQELGTGKVATMTGRFWAMDRDTRWERVEKAYDLYTQGKGVDASDLSPVQAIQAAYDRDETDEFIKPVCFCPGNEGRVEDGDGVIFFNFRADRAKEITRTFTEKNFGEFKRAVNPALSDFVCMTQYDEHFDLPAAFGPQHLNNIFGQILSEHKIPQLRIAETEKYAHVTYFFNGGDEAVFDGEERMLIPSPRDVDTYDQKPEMSAGKLAETACEQIRSGKFQFVVLNFANMDMVGHTGIFDAAVKACETVDSCAKKVVEAIWETGGTAFITADHGNSEQMLAPDGSPHTAHTLNPVRFIVASKSAPAMTLLDGKLGDIAPTILKVIGIAQPSEMTGQCLIQEK comes from the coding sequence ATGGGTTCTGAAAAACAGCCGGTCAACATTTTAATGATTCTTGACGGATGGGGTATCAATGAATCGAAAACAGGCAATGCCGTGGCGGCTGCCCGTACCCCGTTTTTAGATATGCTTGCGGCAGATTTTCCAGGCACAACCCTTAAATGCTGCGGTGAAGCCGTGGGGCTTCCCGACGGCACCATGGGCAACTCCGAGGTCGGCCACATGAACATCGGGGCCGGCAGAATTGTGGCCCAGGATTTTGTGCGGATCAACACAGCCATCCGGGAAAACGCATTTGCCTCAACCCCGGCCCTTGTTTCAGTCATGGATAAGGTCAAGCAGGCCGGCAAAAGCCTTCATCTGTTAGGACTGCTGTCCAACGGCGGGGTCCACTCACACATCAACCACCTGTTTGCCTTAATCAAGATGGCAAAAGACAAAGGGGTTGCAAAAGTTTTTATCCATCCCATCATGGACGGCCGGGACACCTCTCCCACATCGGGCATTGATTTTTTAAGACAGCTTGACCAAAAAATCCAGGAACTCGGCACAGGCAAGGTGGCCACCATGACCGGCCGGTTCTGGGCCATGGACCGGGATACCCGGTGGGAACGGGTAGAAAAGGCCTATGATCTTTATACCCAGGGCAAAGGTGTTGATGCATCGGACCTGAGTCCTGTCCAGGCCATCCAGGCCGCCTATGACAGAGACGAAACCGATGAATTTATCAAGCCGGTGTGCTTCTGTCCTGGCAACGAGGGGCGTGTAGAAGACGGAGATGGTGTCATTTTTTTCAACTTCAGAGCCGATCGGGCCAAGGAGATCACCCGGACGTTCACGGAAAAAAACTTTGGAGAATTCAAGCGCGCCGTAAACCCGGCCCTGTCTGATTTTGTGTGCATGACCCAGTATGATGAGCATTTTGACCTGCCCGCAGCATTTGGTCCCCAGCACCTGAACAACATTTTCGGCCAGATCCTGAGCGAACATAAGATTCCCCAGCTTCGCATTGCAGAAACGGAAAAATACGCCCATGTCACCTACTTTTTCAACGGCGGCGATGAGGCTGTATTTGACGGAGAAGAGCGAATGCTTATCCCCTCCCCCCGGGATGTGGACACCTATGACCAGAAACCTGAAATGAGCGCCGGTAAATTGGCGGAAACTGCCTGTGAGCAGATTCGTTCGGGCAAATTTCAATTTGTGGTACTCAACTTTGCCAATATGGACATGGTGGGACACACCGGCATATTTGATGCGGCGGTCAAGGCATGTGAAACCGTGGACAGCTGTGCAAAAAAAGTGGTGGAAGCCATCTGGGAAACCGGGGGCACAGCCTTTATCACTGCAGACCACGGCAACTCCGAACAGATGCTGGCCCCGGACGGATCACCCCATACGGCCCACACCTTAAATCCGGTCAGGTTTATTGTTGCATCCAAATCCGCCCCGGCCATGACACTTTTGGACGGTAAACTCGGAGATATTGCACCAACCATACTCAAGGTGATCGGCATAGCTCAGCCTTCGGAAATGACAGGCCAATGCCTGATTCAAGAAAAATAA
- a CDS encoding zinc ribbon domain-containing protein → MAFETKEELLEKYIKMDKPHCPHCDEAMTLWEIPPINFSDGLGWQTPYLFVCFNDQCPSYRAGWEHLMESMEAPASYRCFCEPGADHFEYMPVFSPIGGKGSVMDDAALVAEQAQRELLKQTFSILTDYYMSKDWDEILKICLDPNIPPKARLKAAEMVGELGDATAVEHLINHKFPTPVLQEGVQKAIEQLHERHFTRECPFCAEIIKNRASVCKHCGKDVPRA, encoded by the coding sequence ATGGCATTTGAAACAAAAGAAGAACTGCTTGAAAAATATATAAAAATGGACAAGCCCCATTGCCCCCATTGCGATGAGGCGATGACGCTCTGGGAAATTCCGCCCATCAACTTTTCCGATGGTCTCGGGTGGCAGACCCCTTATCTGTTTGTCTGTTTTAACGACCAGTGTCCTTCCTACCGGGCGGGATGGGAGCATTTGATGGAATCCATGGAAGCACCTGCCTCTTACCGGTGTTTTTGTGAACCGGGCGCCGACCATTTTGAGTATATGCCCGTGTTCAGTCCCATTGGCGGTAAAGGGTCTGTGATGGATGATGCAGCGCTTGTGGCGGAACAGGCCCAAAGAGAGCTGTTGAAACAGACCTTCTCCATTCTCACGGATTATTATATGTCCAAAGACTGGGATGAGATTCTAAAGATCTGCCTGGATCCCAATATTCCGCCCAAGGCAAGACTGAAAGCTGCAGAAATGGTGGGCGAATTGGGTGATGCCACGGCTGTGGAGCACCTGATCAATCATAAGTTTCCCACCCCGGTACTACAAGAAGGCGTGCAAAAGGCAATTGAACAGCTTCATGAACGCCATTTCACCCGGGAATGCCCTTTCTGCGCTGAGATTATCAAAAATCGGGCTTCTGTGTGTAAACATTGCGGCAAGGATGTGCCAAGGGCATAA
- the obgE gene encoding GTPase ObgE gives MKFVDEAIVTIRSGSGGAGCVSFRRERFIAKGGPDGGDGGDGGDVILRVDPSKRTLYEYRRQKRFSAQNGSSGLGRQKHGKNGSHCYISLPPGTIIFDAETSEVLADLTDPDKEIVLAQGGMGGRGNKRFATSTNRVPRFAQPGIPGIEMKLRLELKLMADVGLVGLPNAGKSTLISAISAARPKIADYPFTTLTPTIGMVDAPFGEPFAVADIPGLIEGAHEGVGLGIKFLKHIERTGILVHLIDSGDIDPENPLVQFKLINNELSMHSDTLANKTQVVVLNKLDLTGIQNRVEAFKNALPDQTIFTISAATGEGVKPLIKHLAQLLQASAPEDK, from the coding sequence GTGAAATTTGTAGATGAGGCCATTGTTACGATCAGGTCCGGAAGCGGCGGTGCAGGTTGCGTCAGTTTCCGGCGTGAACGTTTCATTGCAAAAGGTGGACCTGACGGCGGAGATGGCGGTGATGGGGGAGATGTTATCCTCCGGGTGGATCCTTCAAAACGGACCCTGTACGAATATCGCCGCCAGAAACGCTTTAGTGCCCAGAACGGATCATCCGGTCTGGGACGTCAGAAGCATGGCAAAAACGGAAGCCACTGCTATATATCACTTCCACCCGGCACCATTATTTTTGATGCCGAAACGTCAGAGGTTCTTGCCGACCTTACGGACCCTGACAAAGAGATAGTTTTGGCCCAGGGCGGCATGGGCGGACGGGGCAATAAACGCTTTGCAACGTCCACCAACCGGGTACCCAGGTTTGCCCAACCCGGAATCCCGGGTATTGAGATGAAGCTTCGTTTAGAGCTTAAACTCATGGCGGATGTCGGGCTTGTGGGTTTGCCCAATGCAGGCAAGTCCACCCTGATTTCGGCCATATCCGCGGCTCGCCCCAAAATTGCAGACTACCCTTTTACCACACTGACCCCCACTATCGGCATGGTGGACGCGCCTTTTGGCGAACCCTTTGCCGTGGCCGATATTCCCGGCCTTATTGAAGGGGCACATGAAGGGGTGGGACTTGGCATAAAATTTCTTAAGCACATTGAACGTACCGGTATTCTGGTGCATCTCATTGATTCCGGTGACATTGATCCGGAAAATCCGCTGGTACAGTTTAAACTTATCAACAATGAACTGTCCATGCACAGCGATACCCTGGCAAACAAAACCCAGGTTGTTGTGCTCAATAAGCTTGACCTTACGGGCATACAAAACCGGGTTGAAGCCTTTAAAAACGCTTTGCCTGATCAGACCATTTTTACCATTTCCGCAGCTACGGGCGAAGGCGTTAAACCTTTGATCAAACACCTGGCGCAACTACTTCAAGCTTCCGCACCTGAAGATAAATAA
- the rsfS gene encoding ribosome silencing factor, protein MIALQEEYIPYLAPIFNRKPKSVTALMVSELTSYTDMVVIVEAGSSRQVTSLSEHIIKSLKGAKIKATGTEGVKEGQWALLDFGHLIIHVFESDAKAFYDLEGLWSDAQKIDLSAFDAQRPTEMEDDDGF, encoded by the coding sequence ATGATCGCCCTCCAAGAGGAATATATCCCCTACCTTGCCCCCATATTTAACCGGAAACCCAAAAGCGTCACCGCATTGATGGTCAGTGAACTGACCTCCTACACAGATATGGTGGTCATTGTAGAGGCCGGATCCAGCAGGCAGGTAACTTCACTTTCCGAACATATTATAAAATCTCTGAAGGGTGCAAAAATTAAGGCAACAGGCACTGAAGGCGTTAAGGAGGGCCAGTGGGCGCTTCTGGATTTCGGACACCTGATCATCCATGTGTTTGAATCCGATGCAAAGGCGTTCTACGATCTTGAAGGATTGTGGAGCGATGCCCAGAAGATTGATCTAAGTGCCTTTGACGCCCAGAGACCAACAGAGATGGAGGACGACGATGGGTTCTGA
- the rplU gene encoding 50S ribosomal protein L21, giving the protein MYAVIRTGGKQYKVQEDQVLKVEKLEGTEGSEIEFNDVLLYSDGETVTLGAPQIENATVKAFIVEQGRGKKQLVFKYKRRKGYRKMRGHRQHYTEIRINSISA; this is encoded by the coding sequence ATGTATGCAGTAATCAGAACCGGGGGCAAACAATACAAAGTCCAGGAAGATCAGGTTTTAAAAGTTGAAAAACTTGAAGGCACTGAAGGATCTGAGATTGAGTTTAATGATGTCCTGTTATATTCCGATGGCGAGACTGTAACTTTAGGCGCGCCCCAGATTGAAAATGCAACGGTTAAAGCTTTTATCGTAGAGCAGGGCCGGGGCAAAAAACAGCTTGTATTCAAATACAAACGGCGTAAAGGTTATCGGAAAATGAGAGGGCACAGACAGCATTATACTGAAATCAGAATCAATTCCATTTCAGCGTAA